A window of Clostridioides sp. ES-S-0010-02 genomic DNA:
ATATCTTTTTTGAGTAGAAAATTAATATTTGTAACTTTACTTGAAACAGACTTAGTTGCCTTTGATTCTGTTGATTTATCTGAATTTAAATACTTAGTTAATTTATTTAAATCTGAATCATAAAGAAGAGTTCCATGATAAAGAGAATTTTGCCTTTTTATAGATTGTGCAGAGCCAGAAATTTTTTTACCATTTAAAAATAAATCTTTTCTTTCTGTTATAGATACATTTAATCCCAATGATAAAAGCATACTTTGCATAAATTTAGTATGTTCTAAAAAATCGATTTCATGAAGATTCCTATTTTTTTGTATAAATGACATATTGATATTTCCTAAGTCATGATACACAGTACCTCCACCAGATATTCTTCTTAAAATGGGAATTTCACCATTTTCAATAACATCATAATGTATCTCCTGATATGGATTTTGATTTTTTCCTATAAAAATAGATTCTTCATTTCTCCATATGATTATGATATCATCATTATATTTCTCATTTAAAAATAGATACTCTTCTAGAGCTAAATTAAAGTAAGGATTGGTGTTTTTGTTTAATAAGTAATACATAAAAATTCAGACTCCTTTTATATTTTATCTTACTATTTATTTTAAATTAAAATAAGTTTATATAGTATTTAACTTTAAATTATTCTTTCTAAATAATTAAACCTATTATAACATAATACAACTCCTTACTATTACTGAACATCTGTGTTTTTTATTATTCTGAGAGTTTTATTAAATTTACTTATCCTGACCATACACATTAAGAAATACATTTCTAGCCCTTTGAACTTCTTCATCTGGTAATAATACTGGTGTCCCAATTGATTTTGCTAAATAATATACTTTTGCTGCATCTTCTAACATTACAGCTGCGGTAAGTGCATGCTTTACAGATGGACCAACTGCAATTACTCCATGATTTGCCAAAAGACATGCTCTCCTATTACCTATTACATCAATAACACATTTTCCCATCTGATTAGATGTTGGTGGTGAAAATTTTGCAACTGGAACTGAACCTCCTACCTCATTTGCAAGAGTTGTACTTGCACACTCTATAGACTCATTTAAAATTGCAAAGCAACTTGAATATGTAGAGTGTGTATGTATTATACTATTTATATCATCTCTATGTTTATATATATATAAGTGGTCTGGTGAATCTACTGATGCCTTCCATTTACCATCTACAGTATTTCCATCTATGTCTATTAAAACAATATCACTTGGTGTAAGATTTCTATAATCCATTCCACTTGGTGTGATTGCTATATATCCAGTTTCTTCATCTCTTCCACTTACATTTCCTCCTGTCAATGTAACCAAATTATAGTTTAGAAGGTCTAAAGACGCTTGTAATACCTCTTTTCTCAAATTTTCTAATAACATTAGCTAAATCCTCCCATTTATTAGAAACATAGTTCTATATGTTCCTGTTATATATCTTACACAATAAGATTTTATTTCCGCTATTTTAATTGAAAATTCTAAAAAATCTTTATAAAATTTAAACTTATCTACTTATACTAAATATAAGCCAATTTTAATTTGAAATTTTCATTTTTATAGTTCATTACTCTTTAATCTTTTATTTCTAAATTTTAATGATTCTGGATGCAAACATTCTTCTAATTCAATAAAATAATTATATAGTTCTGTATTGTCATTAAACATGTTTGTTTTTATCCAATATCTCCCCTTAATAAAACTACCATCATTAATTTTTAGATACATTTTTTTGTCATGAAATTCTCTTATTCTTATTTTTTTTATATCTTTAATTTCATACTCATGTGTAGAATTAAATGAACTAAAATATATATATTTATTGTTCATAGTAATCATGTTAGGATTACTTGAGGATACAAAAGTATTAAATATTCCATAAGTACAAATAACTATCATCAAGCTATATATATTAATACTAGGATTTATATAATTATTAAATAGTGCATAAATCAATATTAAAATCATAAAAATCCCTGGTATTGTTACACTAACTATATATCTTTTAGAATCATATATATATTTTTTCATAATTTATACACTCCTTAATAAAATTACATTTAAGCTTCATCTTGTGTAGATAATACTTTATTTTCCTTTATTATTCTACTTCTATTATAGATAGCCATCCCTAAAGCTATAACTGCCAAAATTATTCCTCCAATTACTTTGTAATTCATAATTTTTACAAATA
This region includes:
- a CDS encoding class II aldolase/adducin family protein; its protein translation is MLLENLRKEVLQASLDLLNYNLVTLTGGNVSGRDEETGYIAITPSGMDYRNLTPSDIVLIDIDGNTVDGKWKASVDSPDHLYIYKHRDDINSIIHTHSTYSSCFAILNESIECASTTLANEVGGSVPVAKFSPPTSNQMGKCVIDVIGNRRACLLANHGVIAVGPSVKHALTAAVMLEDAAKVYYLAKSIGTPVLLPDEEVQRARNVFLNVYGQDK
- a CDS encoding lipoate--protein ligase — translated: MYYLLNKNTNPYFNLALEEYLFLNEKYNDDIIIIWRNEESIFIGKNQNPYQEIHYDVIENGEIPILRRISGGGTVYHDLGNINMSFIQKNRNLHEIDFLEHTKFMQSMLLSLGLNVSITERKDLFLNGKKISGSAQSIKRQNSLYHGTLLYDSDLNKLTKYLNSDKSTESKATKSVSSKVTNINFLLKKDINYFLDYCVDYIKNNIKNIKEIELDDDDIKSVYNLVEDKYKKTEWIYNKTPKFQIVLPIDNRRKINLHVNKWKISKCFISCIDGIVNMDKLIEVDFDKQEIKNNILENYPNYIDLINLIF